One genomic segment of Myxocyprinus asiaticus isolate MX2 ecotype Aquarium Trade chromosome 14, UBuf_Myxa_2, whole genome shotgun sequence includes these proteins:
- the LOC127451782 gene encoding protein YIPF1-like: MASQDDLKFQEFEEATDLLSSNPGASTLSASSPSVTASSGDVKLDLSDDEDNQQESSELLGGEKQTSGFWTFEYYQSFFNVDTLQVLDRIKGSVMPLPGRNFVKHHIRSNPDLYGPFWICVTLVFSVAISGNLSTFLSKMGDPEYHYRPQFHRVSIAAVAVFLYAWLVPLGVWGFLTWRQSVERQTSGYTFLETVCVYGYSLFIYIPTTILWTIPFDWLQWLLIVIAMVISGSVLVITFWPTVRDDTKLTAFVTMAVIVSLHALLAVGCKLYFFQTATQTGSSSHSVHQTTSASNHTALNMAKPH; the protein is encoded by the exons ATGGCTAGTCAAGATGATTTAAAATTTCAGG AGTTTGAGGAGGCCACAGATCTACTGTCCTCAAATCCTGGAGCCTCGACCCTCAGCGCCTCCAGCCCTAGTGTAACTGCTTCCTCTGGAGACGTCAAACTTGATCTATCAGATGATGAGGACAATCAGCAGGAGAGCTCAGAG TTGCTTGGAGGTGAAAAACAAACCAGTGGTTTTTGGACGTTCGAATACTACCAGTCGTTCTTCAACGTAGATACATTGCAG GTGCTTGATAGGATAAAAGGCTCAGTTATGCCTTTGCCTGGACGAAATTTTGTCAAACACCACATTCGAAGTAACCCTGATTTATACG GTCCATTTTGGATCTGTGTGACTTTAGTGTTCTCAGTGGCGATCAGTGGAAACCTCTCCACCTTTCTGAGTAAGATGGGAGACCCAGAGTATCACTACAGGCCTCAGTTCCACAGAG TCTCAATTGCAGCAGTTGCTGTGTTCCTCTATGCATGGCTGGTACCTCTAGGAGTTTGGGGTTTCCTAACATGGCGTCAGAGTGTTGAGAGACAGACCAGTGGTTATACCTTTTTAGAGACTGTGTGTGTCTACGGTTACTCTCTCTTCATATATATCCCTACTACG ATATTATGGACCATTCCCTTTGACTGGCTTCAGTGGCTATTGATTGTCATTGCTATGGTTATCTCTGGTTCGGTGTTGGTCATCACTTTCTGGCCGACTGTTCGTGATGACACAAAATTAACGGCTTTTGTTACCATGGCAGTTATAGTGTCGCTTCATGCCCTTCTGGCAGTCGGCTGTAAG CTCTACTTCTTCCAAACGGCAACACAGACAGGATCATCATCACACTCTGTACATCAGACTACTTCAGCATCTAATCACACAGCACTTAACATGGCAAAACCTCACTGA